A part of Desulfobacter sp. genomic DNA contains:
- a CDS encoding ABC transporter ATP-binding protein, with the protein MAVILEAASVTVKFGGLTALDDVNLKVEEGELLSLIGPNGAGKTTLLNAITGIVTPVNARLTLAGREITHRPTHQRSRLGLALTHQIVRPFTSMTVLENVAFAAGYKKLRRTLPSLMRWNRTREKERAAELLEMVDIGEYKEMAVSKLPLGVLKRLEVARALAVAPKVLLLDEPLAGLNSKEAAKLADTVKSIARQGMTIVMIEHNLSEVLRISDRLHVLDNGRDLAQGDPREVMNRPEVRRAYLGGEN; encoded by the coding sequence ATGGCCGTCATCCTTGAAGCTGCGTCCGTTACCGTAAAATTCGGGGGGCTCACCGCCCTGGACGACGTCAACCTGAAGGTGGAGGAAGGGGAACTGCTCAGCCTCATCGGCCCCAACGGCGCCGGCAAAACCACCCTGCTCAACGCCATTACGGGAATTGTCACCCCGGTGAACGCCCGGCTGACCCTGGCGGGCAGGGAGATCACCCACCGGCCCACCCACCAGCGCAGCCGGCTGGGCCTGGCCCTGACCCACCAGATTGTCCGCCCCTTCACCTCCATGACCGTGCTTGAAAACGTGGCCTTTGCCGCCGGATACAAAAAGCTCCGGCGCACCCTGCCCTCCCTCATGCGGTGGAACCGGACCCGGGAAAAGGAACGGGCCGCCGAACTGCTGGAGATGGTGGACATCGGTGAGTATAAAGAGATGGCGGTGTCCAAACTGCCATTGGGGGTGCTCAAACGTCTGGAAGTCGCCAGGGCGCTGGCCGTTGCCCCCAAGGTGCTGCTTCTGGACGAACCCCTTGCCGGCCTGAACAGCAAAGAGGCGGCAAAGCTTGCGGATACGGTGAAATCCATCGCCCGGCAGGGCATGACCATCGTCATGATAGAACATAACTTAAGTGAAGTGCTTCGGATCAGCGACCGCCTCCATGTCCTGGACAACGGGCGGGATCTGGCCCAGGGCGATCCCAGGGAAGTGATGAACCGCCCCGAAGTCCGGCGGGCCTATCTGGGAGGAGAGAATTAA
- a CDS encoding efflux RND transporter permease subunit has translation MTTGGQTLSQHPEPKSDPASAQSQLPERKGALAWMAGNSVAANLFMAVLLVGGLFAGLTIKQEVFPEFSLDRVSITVPYPGASPEEIESGIVLAVEEAIQDLEGIDEITANANEGAAAVTVEALEGVDINRLWQEIKAEVDRISTFPDEAEDPVVTIAARKREVVRLALYGDVPETTMREMADQIRDTLLLSPDITQVELEGVRDREIQVEIKSTTLRRYGLTLADVAQAISKASVELGGGAIKAGAGDILLRIKDRRDYAAQYKGLPIITQADGSRVLLEDIAEVTEGFEESDNWASFNGQRAVTIGVYRVGDQTPTQVAGATKKMVKELNQGLPQGMGLSIVRDMSKIFAQRADLLLRNAYLGLGLVFIFLALFLEIRLAFWVSLGIPISFLGSFLFLAPTDFSINMVSMFAFIVTLGIVVDDAVVVGENVYFFRRQGLSFIDAAVRGTRTIAMPVVFSVITNMVAFVPLMFIPGIMGKIFNTIPFVVIAVFLVSLIESLFILPAHLSHQHRKSFFPLNIIEGWQSRFSLWFEHAVRKVYGGGLAFLLSYRYAVIAFGLALLLITAGYVASGRMGMVMFPKTESNYAFCEAVLPFGTPENQLRQVEDRLVAAARQTVAENGKDELSRGIFSQVRDNSVRVRIYLTDPGVRPMGTAEVTRIWREKTGRIPGLESIGFESNRGGPGSGKNLTVALSHRDKALLDRAGEALALRLGEYQIVHDIDDGSAQGKRQFDITLSPAGRRMGLTSREVANQVRHAFQGVQAVKNQRGRSEVTVRVRLSREERISESTFEELVLQAPEGEILLRDAVQTYSGRAYTTIKRTNGKREILVTANVRPPSQAENVLQDMKKDILPQLVKTYPGLSYSFKGRQADIRESITALIKGLCMALFCVFALLAIPFKSYFQPLIIMFCIPFGMIGAIAGHVIMGYSLSLMSLFGLVAMSGVVVNDSLVLIDFANRRVREGVPLFYAIQSAGIQRFRPILLTTLTTCGGLAPIITETSRQARFLIPMAISLGFGILFATFITLIMVPCLYLVLEDIKALWAGEAR, from the coding sequence ATGACCACCGGCGGGCAGACATTGAGCCAGCACCCGGAACCCAAATCAGACCCGGCTTCAGCCCAGTCCCAATTACCTGAGCGGAAGGGCGCTCTTGCCTGGATGGCGGGCAACTCGGTGGCCGCCAACCTGTTCATGGCTGTCCTTCTTGTGGGGGGGCTCTTTGCCGGGTTGACCATCAAGCAGGAGGTCTTTCCCGAGTTCAGCCTGGACAGGGTCAGCATTACCGTGCCCTATCCAGGGGCCAGTCCTGAAGAGATCGAAAGCGGCATTGTCCTGGCCGTGGAAGAGGCCATCCAGGACCTGGAAGGGATAGACGAAATAACGGCCAATGCCAATGAAGGGGCGGCCGCGGTCACGGTGGAGGCCCTGGAGGGGGTTGACATCAACCGGCTCTGGCAGGAAATCAAGGCCGAGGTGGACCGGATTTCCACCTTTCCCGACGAAGCCGAAGATCCCGTGGTCACCATTGCCGCCCGGAAGCGGGAGGTGGTCCGGCTGGCCCTGTACGGGGACGTTCCCGAAACCACCATGCGGGAGATGGCCGACCAGATCCGGGATACCCTGCTTCTGAGTCCGGATATCACCCAGGTGGAACTGGAAGGGGTGAGGGACAGGGAAATCCAGGTTGAAATTAAAAGTACCACCCTGAGGCGATACGGCCTGACCCTGGCCGATGTGGCCCAGGCCATATCCAAAGCGTCCGTTGAACTGGGGGGAGGGGCCATCAAGGCCGGGGCAGGGGATATCCTGCTCAGGATCAAGGACCGCAGGGATTATGCGGCCCAGTACAAGGGCCTGCCCATCATCACCCAGGCCGACGGTTCCCGGGTGCTGCTGGAGGACATCGCCGAGGTCACCGAAGGCTTTGAGGAATCGGACAACTGGGCCTCCTTTAACGGCCAGCGGGCCGTTACCATCGGCGTATACCGGGTGGGCGACCAGACTCCCACCCAGGTGGCCGGCGCCACCAAAAAAATGGTGAAAGAACTCAATCAAGGACTCCCCCAGGGGATGGGCCTGAGCATTGTCCGGGATATGTCCAAGATTTTTGCCCAGCGGGCCGACCTGCTCCTGAGAAACGCCTATCTGGGGCTGGGGCTTGTCTTTATTTTCCTGGCCCTCTTTCTGGAGATCCGCCTGGCCTTCTGGGTGAGCCTGGGGATTCCCATCTCCTTTCTGGGGTCATTCCTTTTCCTGGCCCCCACTGATTTTTCCATCAACATGGTGAGCATGTTTGCCTTTATCGTCACCCTGGGGATCGTGGTGGACGATGCCGTGGTGGTCGGGGAGAATGTCTATTTTTTCCGGCGCCAGGGCCTTAGCTTTATTGATGCCGCCGTACGGGGCACCCGGACCATTGCCATGCCCGTGGTTTTTTCCGTGATCACCAATATGGTGGCGTTTGTGCCGCTGATGTTCATCCCCGGCATCATGGGAAAGATATTTAACACCATTCCCTTTGTGGTGATTGCGGTTTTTCTGGTTTCCCTTATTGAAAGCCTTTTTATTCTGCCGGCCCATCTCAGCCACCAGCATCGGAAAAGCTTTTTCCCCCTGAACATTATCGAAGGGTGGCAGAGCCGGTTTTCCCTGTGGTTTGAGCATGCGGTCCGTAAGGTTTACGGCGGCGGCCTGGCGTTTTTGCTTTCTTACCGGTATGCGGTGATCGCCTTTGGCCTTGCCCTGCTGCTCATCACGGCCGGATATGTGGCTTCGGGCCGCATGGGCATGGTCATGTTTCCCAAGACGGAATCCAATTATGCCTTTTGCGAGGCGGTGCTGCCCTTTGGCACGCCTGAAAATCAGCTGAGGCAGGTGGAGGACCGCCTGGTGGCCGCAGCCCGGCAAACCGTGGCTGAGAACGGGAAGGACGAATTGTCCCGGGGGATTTTTTCCCAGGTACGGGATAATAGCGTCCGGGTCCGGATTTACCTGACAGACCCCGGTGTCCGGCCCATGGGAACGGCGGAGGTGACCCGGATATGGCGGGAAAAGACCGGCCGGATACCGGGGCTTGAGTCCATCGGATTCGAGTCCAACCGGGGCGGGCCCGGATCAGGGAAAAATCTCACCGTGGCCCTGAGCCACCGGGATAAGGCCCTGCTGGACAGGGCGGGGGAGGCGTTGGCCCTCCGCCTTGGGGAATATCAGATCGTCCATGACATTGACGACGGCTCGGCCCAGGGAAAGCGGCAGTTCGACATTACCCTGAGCCCGGCAGGCCGGCGCATGGGGCTGACCTCCAGGGAGGTGGCCAACCAGGTCCGCCATGCCTTCCAGGGGGTGCAGGCCGTGAAAAATCAGCGGGGCCGCAGCGAGGTGACGGTCCGGGTACGCCTGAGCCGTGAAGAGCGGATCTCCGAATCCACCTTCGAGGAGCTGGTGCTCCAGGCGCCGGAAGGGGAAATTCTGCTAAGGGACGCGGTACAGACATACAGCGGGCGGGCATACACCACCATCAAGCGGACCAACGGCAAACGGGAGATTCTGGTCACGGCCAACGTCAGGCCCCCCTCCCAGGCGGAAAATGTGCTCCAGGATATGAAAAAGGATATTCTGCCGCAACTGGTGAAAACCTATCCCGGGCTTTCCTACAGCTTCAAGGGAAGGCAGGCCGATATCCGGGAAAGCATCACCGCCCTGATCAAGGGATTGTGCATGGCATTGTTCTGTGTATTTGCCCTGCTGGCCATTCCGTTCAAGAGCTATTTTCAGCCCCTGATCATCATGTTCTGCATCCCCTTCGGCATGATCGGTGCCATTGCCGGCCATGTGATCATGGGGTATTCCCTGTCCCTCATGAGCCTTTTTGGTCTGGTGGCCATGTCAGGGGTGGTGGTCAACGACTCCCTGGTCCTCATTGATTTTGCCAACCGCAGGGTCCGGGAAGGGGTGCCCCTGTTCTACGCCATTCAGTCTGCGGGCATCCAGCGGTTCCGTCCCATTTTACTGACAACGCTTACCACCTGCGGGGGGCTGGCGCCCATTATTACCGAGACCTCCCGCCAGGCAAGGTTTTTGATCCCCATGGCCATTTCCCTGGGGTTCGGCATCCTCTTTGCCACCTTTATTACCTTAATCATGGTGCCCTGCCTCTATCTGGTGCTGGAGGACATCAAGGCCTTGTGGGCGGGGGAAGCGCGTTGA
- a CDS encoding branched-chain amino acid ABC transporter permease — MGLYEISLATVIGINIILAVGLNLITGYCGQISLGHAAFYGIGAYTVALLSKMGWPIYLTLGAGFVLAGIVGAVIGLASLRVKEDFLAIVTMGVAFLFVGIVRQQEFLGGEMGIAGIPSHGMDKLTYLFLVLIFAGIAIAFSWHVKRSWMGYAFDAVADDEQTARVLGVDVKAYKITAFAMGTALAGLAGGLYAYYTRFIIPDTFGFIQSITILSMVAVGGIGSIFGVVAATVILTLMPEFFRFINDYKLLLYGVLLFSVMRFAPEGLAGFFKLLIPKKEA, encoded by the coding sequence ATGGGACTATATGAAATCAGCCTTGCAACCGTTATCGGCATCAATATCATCCTTGCCGTGGGCCTGAACCTCATCACCGGATACTGCGGCCAGATCAGCCTGGGCCATGCCGCATTCTACGGCATCGGGGCCTACACCGTGGCCCTTTTGTCCAAAATGGGATGGCCCATCTACCTCACCCTGGGGGCCGGGTTTGTTCTGGCGGGCATTGTCGGCGCCGTCATCGGCCTGGCCAGCCTGAGGGTGAAAGAGGACTTTCTGGCCATCGTCACCATGGGGGTGGCCTTTTTGTTCGTGGGCATCGTCCGCCAGCAGGAATTTTTAGGGGGGGAGATGGGCATTGCCGGCATTCCCTCCCACGGTATGGATAAGCTGACCTACCTCTTTCTGGTTCTCATCTTTGCCGGTATTGCCATTGCCTTTTCCTGGCACGTAAAACGCTCATGGATGGGCTACGCCTTTGATGCCGTGGCCGATGACGAGCAGACCGCCCGGGTCCTGGGCGTGGATGTCAAGGCATACAAGATCACCGCCTTTGCCATGGGCACGGCCCTGGCCGGCCTGGCCGGCGGGCTTTACGCCTATTACACCCGGTTTATCATCCCGGACACCTTCGGATTCATCCAGTCCATCACCATCCTTTCCATGGTGGCCGTGGGGGGGATCGGGTCCATTTTCGGGGTGGTGGCGGCCACGGTGATCCTCACCCTGATGCCGGAGTTCTTCAGGTTCATCAACGACTACAAGCTGCTGCTTTACGGGGTGCTGTTATTTTCCGTGATGCGGTTCGCCCCCGAAGGGCTGGCCGGTTTCTTTAAACTCCTGATCCCCAAAAAGGAGGCGTGA
- a CDS encoding branched-chain amino acid ABC transporter permease, which translates to MLYLELIIQGLIQGSTYAIIAVGLTLIYGLLRVLHVAHAGLFTLGAYLGVVLTNQTGSLAAGILLAALASGIAGIAIYRLVYEPVLSRPPYVALIASIGLYIGMEELFRLVFGPFGLTFKAVPLQDVVVVAGVYLRTCQIVTVVTNIILLGLLAWIAQKTRIGTGWRATVDDPQISACFGIDPIRVRYMVFFTGSALAAVAGVLVALLSNLVEPTMGAVPSYKSLAIIVLGGLGNVMGTLIASLVLGIIEAFGTIYIGDLMDRDAIAFAFLIVVLMIKPTGLFASR; encoded by the coding sequence GTGCTCTATCTGGAACTGATTATTCAAGGACTGATCCAGGGTTCGACCTACGCCATCATTGCCGTGGGCCTGACCCTGATCTACGGGCTGCTGCGGGTGCTCCACGTGGCCCACGCCGGACTCTTCACCCTGGGTGCCTACCTGGGCGTTGTCCTCACCAACCAGACCGGCAGCCTGGCGGCCGGGATTCTCCTGGCCGCCCTGGCCTCGGGCATTGCCGGCATCGCCATTTACCGGCTGGTCTATGAACCGGTGCTCAGCCGCCCGCCCTATGTGGCCCTCATTGCCTCCATCGGGCTGTATATCGGCATGGAGGAACTCTTCCGGCTGGTATTCGGCCCCTTCGGCCTGACCTTTAAGGCCGTGCCCCTCCAGGATGTGGTGGTGGTGGCCGGGGTCTATCTGAGGACCTGCCAGATCGTTACGGTGGTCACCAACATCATCCTGCTGGGACTCCTGGCCTGGATCGCCCAGAAAACCCGCATCGGCACAGGCTGGCGGGCCACGGTGGACGATCCCCAGATCTCTGCCTGCTTCGGCATCGACCCCATCAGGGTGCGCTACATGGTCTTCTTTACGGGCAGCGCCCTGGCGGCCGTGGCCGGGGTCCTGGTGGCCCTGCTCAGCAACCTGGTGGAACCCACCATGGGGGCCGTGCCCTCATACAAGTCCCTGGCCATAATCGTTCTGGGCGGCCTTGGCAATGTCATGGGCACCCTCATCGCCTCCCTGGTGCTGGGGATCATCGAGGCCTTCGGCACCATTTACATCGGTGATCTCATGGACCGCGACGCCATTGCCTTTGCCTTTCTCATCGTCGTTCTGATGATCAAACCCACCGGACTTTTTGCATCGAGGTGA
- a CDS encoding ABC transporter ATP-binding protein, translated as MILSLKEFACGYGNMQVVSPLTLDIEKGSVTAILGANGAGKSSLIMALAGQVAVKNGQIIYDGREITHASPMERVKTGIAICPEGRRLFQSLTVRENLVVGGYTTAKAQSQANMDRVVSIFPRLGERMDQKAGSLSGGEQQMLAIGRALMAEPRLLMIDELSLGLMPKAVDICYEAILSLNKEGLTILLVEQSTQRALDAAQGIAVLESGNLVWQGTSREARQSSEMIDAILGLHG; from the coding sequence ATGATACTCAGTCTCAAAGAATTTGCCTGCGGCTACGGCAACATGCAGGTGGTGAGCCCCCTGACCCTGGATATTGAAAAAGGAAGCGTCACCGCCATTCTAGGGGCCAACGGAGCGGGAAAATCCTCCCTGATCATGGCCCTGGCCGGCCAGGTCGCGGTAAAAAACGGACAGATCATATACGACGGCCGGGAGATCACCCATGCCAGCCCCATGGAGCGGGTCAAAACAGGCATTGCCATCTGCCCCGAGGGCCGGCGCCTGTTCCAAAGCCTCACGGTCCGGGAAAACCTGGTGGTGGGGGGGTATACCACCGCCAAGGCCCAGAGCCAGGCCAACATGGACCGGGTGGTTTCCATCTTTCCCCGGCTTGGGGAACGCATGGACCAGAAGGCCGGATCCCTTTCCGGCGGGGAGCAGCAGATGCTGGCCATCGGCAGGGCCCTCATGGCAGAGCCCAGGCTGCTGATGATCGACGAACTCTCCCTGGGGCTCATGCCCAAGGCAGTGGATATCTGCTACGAAGCCATCCTTTCCCTCAACAAAGAGGGGCTGACCATCCTGCTGGTGGAACAGAGCACCCAGCGGGCCTTGGATGCGGCCCAGGGCATTGCGGTCCTGGAATCGGGCAATCTGGTCTGGCAGGGCACCTCCCGGGAAGCCAGGCAGTCATCGGAAATGATCGACGCCATCCTCGGCCTCCACGGCTGA
- a CDS encoding MBL fold metallo-hydrolase, giving the protein MKKSKTKNSSFCLCPLASGSKGNSILVSSADTAVLVDAGLSGIETQRRLDAVGEDPQNLKAIIITHEHTDHVKGAGILSRRFDIPVYITQETYRACKNLGKIEHLEFIECGKSFEINDLRVNPFSISHDARDPAGLTLSHGKKKIGIATDLGIATNLVKSHLSGCNALYLESNHDPEMLFNGPYPWYLKQRVKSRTGHLSNLEARDLVAELLHRDLHHLVLAHLSEENNRPEMAAQEVAKGLNGSNTALHVAGPDRPGERIQL; this is encoded by the coding sequence ATGAAGAAGAGCAAAACAAAAAATAGCTCTTTTTGCCTCTGTCCCCTTGCCAGCGGCAGCAAGGGGAACAGTATACTGGTATCCTCAGCGGATACCGCCGTACTGGTTGATGCAGGGCTTTCAGGCATAGAGACACAGCGGCGTCTGGACGCCGTGGGGGAGGACCCCCAGAACCTGAAAGCCATCATCATCACCCACGAACACACCGACCATGTAAAAGGGGCGGGGATATTGAGCCGCAGGTTCGATATCCCCGTCTATATCACCCAAGAGACCTACCGCGCCTGCAAAAACCTGGGGAAAATCGAACACCTTGAGTTTATTGAGTGCGGAAAATCCTTTGAGATAAACGACCTCAGGGTCAACCCCTTTTCCATTTCCCATGACGCCCGGGATCCCGCCGGGCTAACCCTGAGCCACGGCAAAAAAAAGATCGGCATTGCAACGGATCTTGGCATTGCCACCAACCTGGTAAAATCCCACCTGAGCGGCTGTAATGCGCTTTACCTGGAATCCAACCACGATCCTGAAATGCTTTTCAACGGCCCCTACCCCTGGTATCTGAAGCAGCGGGTGAAATCCAGGACCGGTCACCTTTCCAATTTGGAGGCCCGGGATCTGGTTGCAGAGCTTCTCCACAGGGACCTGCACCATCTGGTTCTGGCCCACCTCAGCGAAGAGAACAATCGCCCCGAAATGGCAGCCCAGGAAGTGGCTAAGGGACTCAACGGATCAAACACCGCACTGCATGTGGCCGGCCCGGACCGCCCCGGTGAGAGGATTCAGCTATAA
- a CDS encoding efflux RND transporter periplasmic adaptor subunit: MEQIIMTSPNKAAAGLRTLIKVLLPLCFIAGGVAGFDYYKSQKVKIKRNPPVKHVPVVKAMAVSPGTHQTRIHAMGTVSADRQIVLKAQVAGEVVWVSPKFVQGGIIKQGEPLIRLESSDYRLAVDKAKSSLDKALADFEIEKGQQLIAREELKLISKVSPEGVRDTALALRKPQLEQARAAVAGARSEYDMATLNLARTQITIPFDALILEKNVDLGSTAAAQAALATLVDVAQYRVEAQVPLDRLDLLDIHESRGSQAVIRSLYDGHTWAGRVVRTTGKITGQSRMAGVFIRVADPLGLEKSPEKGEETFALLLGDHVETVIAGRSLDNVYALPRTVIRENNTIWVYEKGRLDIRRAEPVWKEKERVFVRTGLNPGDQVITSDIPVAVRGMALALPKGERS; the protein is encoded by the coding sequence ATGGAGCAGATAATAATGACTAGTCCCAACAAAGCGGCCGCGGGTTTGAGAACGCTGATCAAAGTATTGCTTCCCCTCTGTTTTATCGCAGGGGGTGTTGCCGGGTTTGATTACTATAAATCCCAAAAGGTGAAGATCAAACGGAATCCGCCGGTAAAGCATGTTCCGGTGGTGAAGGCCATGGCGGTCTCTCCCGGGACCCATCAGACCCGGATCCATGCCATGGGAACCGTGTCGGCGGACCGGCAGATCGTGCTTAAAGCCCAGGTGGCAGGGGAAGTGGTATGGGTATCGCCCAAATTTGTCCAGGGTGGAATCATCAAACAGGGAGAGCCCCTGATCCGGCTGGAATCCTCGGACTACAGGCTGGCCGTGGACAAGGCCAAAAGCAGCCTGGACAAGGCGCTGGCCGATTTTGAAATCGAAAAGGGACAGCAACTCATTGCCAGGGAAGAACTCAAGCTTATTTCCAAGGTCTCACCTGAGGGGGTAAGGGATACGGCATTGGCACTGCGGAAACCCCAGCTTGAACAGGCCAGGGCCGCCGTGGCCGGTGCCCGGAGCGAGTATGATATGGCGACCCTCAACCTTGCCCGAACCCAGATCACAATACCCTTTGACGCCCTTATCCTTGAAAAAAATGTGGATCTGGGATCCACGGCGGCTGCCCAGGCTGCCCTGGCCACCCTGGTGGATGTCGCCCAATACCGGGTGGAGGCCCAGGTGCCCCTGGACCGGCTGGATCTGCTGGACATCCATGAATCCCGGGGCAGCCAAGCGGTGATCCGCTCCCTCTACGACGGGCATACGTGGGCGGGACGGGTGGTCCGGACAACGGGAAAGATTACGGGGCAGAGCCGCATGGCAGGGGTCTTTATCCGTGTGGCCGACCCCCTGGGGCTGGAAAAAAGCCCGGAAAAGGGCGAAGAGACCTTTGCCCTGCTTCTGGGTGACCATGTGGAAACCGTTATCGCAGGCCGCTCCCTGGACAATGTCTATGCCCTTCCCAGGACCGTCATCCGTGAGAACAATACCATCTGGGTTTATGAAAAGGGCCGATTGGATATCCGCCGGGCCGAGCCGGTGTGGAAGGAAAAGGAGCGGGTGTTTGTCCGCACCGGCCTTAATCCCGGTGACCAGGTGATAACCTCGGATATTCCCGTTGCGGTGCGGGGCATGGCCCTGGCCCTGCCCAAAGGAGAACGGTCATGA
- a CDS encoding efflux transporter outer membrane subunit, translating into MIRILCTATCLFVCLISGCKTMGPESAAGLPVQMPDAYANQIIAGEEGRLTAIRDWWTALGSDELNGMVKQGLADNYDLKIKQARIDQAAASLKKEKAALAPGLDFSLGGSRKHTRTKTRGSSAVEDGSHSWDGRLSAAYTPDIWGEAGAAVQAADLALEAARQDYNAAALDLTADIAETWANIISVGRRLEILHSQIEVNTTHLDLQKLRFLNGKASALDVSQQRESLAQALSAVPLLEKEEKELVNKLGFLLGATPGQPVMVKTHAFPEMAGPADPGIPAALLENRPDIRAARVRLLAARSEVAAARADLMPSLTLTASALFSSGSLDLLFQNWVASLAASLAGPIFDGGKRQAEVERTRAVVKENLNLYAKTVSQALQEVEDSLVGIDRQAAYIQRLEEELEAARLTLIDARVQYLNGQSSYLSYLTAWSAIERLERQLVSEQAGLVKERITLQRAMGWQAAETDGADNND; encoded by the coding sequence ATGATACGTATACTTTGCACCGCGACATGCTTGTTCGTCTGTCTTATCTCCGGATGTAAAACAATGGGGCCGGAATCTGCGGCAGGACTACCGGTCCAAATGCCGGACGCCTACGCCAACCAGATAATCGCTGGGGAAGAGGGGCGGCTGACGGCCATCCGGGACTGGTGGACCGCCCTTGGGAGCGATGAGCTCAACGGGATGGTTAAACAGGGACTGGCCGACAACTATGATTTAAAAATCAAACAGGCAAGGATTGACCAGGCTGCAGCCAGCCTTAAAAAGGAAAAGGCCGCCCTGGCACCGGGCCTGGATTTTTCCCTGGGGGGCAGCAGAAAACATACCCGGACCAAAACCAGGGGCAGCAGTGCCGTTGAAGACGGCAGCCATTCCTGGGATGGCAGACTCAGCGCCGCCTATACCCCGGATATATGGGGGGAGGCCGGGGCCGCCGTCCAGGCGGCAGACCTTGCCCTTGAAGCGGCCCGTCAGGATTACAATGCTGCCGCCCTGGATCTGACGGCGGACATCGCAGAAACCTGGGCCAATATCATCTCCGTGGGCCGCCGGCTGGAGATCCTCCACAGCCAGATTGAGGTCAACACCACCCACCTGGACCTCCAGAAACTGAGGTTCCTCAACGGCAAAGCCTCGGCACTGGATGTCTCCCAGCAGCGGGAGTCCCTGGCCCAGGCCCTCTCCGCCGTCCCCCTGCTGGAGAAGGAAGAAAAAGAACTGGTCAACAAGCTGGGATTTCTTCTGGGCGCCACTCCGGGCCAGCCGGTAATGGTCAAAACCCATGCATTCCCTGAAATGGCCGGCCCGGCCGACCCAGGGATCCCGGCGGCACTTCTGGAAAACCGGCCCGACATCCGGGCGGCCCGGGTGAGGCTGCTGGCGGCCCGGTCCGAGGTGGCGGCGGCACGGGCGGATTTGATGCCCTCACTTACCCTCACGGCCTCGGCCCTTTTTTCCAGCGGCAGTCTGGACCTGCTGTTTCAAAACTGGGTGGCCTCCCTGGCCGCCTCCCTGGCCGGCCCGATATTTGACGGGGGAAAGCGGCAGGCTGAAGTTGAGCGGACCCGGGCCGTTGTCAAGGAAAATCTCAACCTCTATGCCAAAACTGTTTCCCAGGCCCTGCAGGAGGTGGAGGACAGCCTGGTGGGCATTGACCGCCAGGCCGCTTATATCCAGCGGCTGGAAGAGGAGCTTGAGGCGGCCCGGCTCACCCTAATTGATGCCCGGGTCCAATACCTTAACGGCCAGAGTTCCTATCTCAGCTATCTTACGGCCTGGTCTGCCATTGAGCGGCTGGAGCGGCAGCTGGTCAGCGAGCAGGCCGGCCTGGTCAAAGAACGGATTACCCTGCAGCGGGCCATGGGATGGCAGGCTGCTGAAACGGATGGAGCAGATAATAATGACTAG